Proteins co-encoded in one Bacillus infantis NRRL B-14911 genomic window:
- a CDS encoding ABC transporter permease — MFTAIFGSVEAGAIYALMALGVYLSFRVLDFPDLTVDGSFVTGAAVAASMIVAGVNPLLATIMAMICGFAAGCLTGLLHTKGKINPLLSGILMMIALYSINLRIMGKSNVPLLSEETVITKLSGFWESLPFDSGMASLLTGMGLEGMVPKTWGILLVMLAVSMVIKLLLDAFLKTDIGLAIRAVGDNETMVRSFSADTDTLKILGLGLSNGLVAFSGALIAQYNGFSDVGMGIGMIIIGLASVIIGEAVFGAKTIFRATLAVIGGAILYRIIVTLALRADFLETGDMKLITAAIVVCALIIPRMIERQRDNRRRKKRGFDKDELKKMAEEGGGQVAAAKTDL, encoded by the coding sequence ATGTTCACAGCGATATTTGGCTCAGTGGAGGCTGGTGCGATTTATGCTTTGATGGCCCTTGGTGTGTACCTGTCATTCCGGGTACTTGATTTCCCGGACCTGACGGTGGATGGGAGCTTTGTTACAGGTGCGGCTGTCGCTGCTTCAATGATCGTGGCAGGCGTGAATCCGTTACTTGCTACCATAATGGCCATGATATGCGGCTTTGCTGCCGGGTGCCTGACAGGCCTGCTCCACACAAAAGGAAAAATAAACCCCCTTTTGTCCGGCATATTAATGATGATTGCCCTTTATTCTATTAACCTGAGGATAATGGGAAAATCGAATGTCCCCCTCCTTTCAGAGGAGACTGTCATCACAAAGCTGTCCGGCTTTTGGGAGTCACTGCCGTTCGACAGCGGGATGGCATCCCTTTTGACGGGCATGGGGCTCGAGGGGATGGTTCCCAAAACATGGGGGATCCTGCTAGTAATGCTTGCTGTATCAATGGTCATTAAGCTGCTGCTCGATGCTTTCCTGAAAACGGATATCGGGCTTGCCATCAGGGCAGTGGGCGATAATGAGACAATGGTGCGGAGCTTTTCAGCAGATACCGATACACTCAAAATCCTGGGACTGGGGTTGTCCAACGGACTTGTTGCTTTTTCAGGAGCCCTTATTGCCCAGTACAATGGCTTCAGCGATGTCGGCATGGGGATCGGCATGATCATTATCGGCCTTGCCTCCGTCATCATCGGCGAGGCGGTCTTTGGGGCAAAAACGATCTTCAGGGCGACTTTAGCCGTTATTGGGGGAGCCATCCTTTATAGAATCATCGTGACCCTTGCCCTGAGGGCCGATTTTCTTGAAACGGGAGACATGAAGCTCATTACGGCTGCGATCGTTGTCTGTGCGCTCATCATCCCAAGGATGATTGAGCGGCAGCGGGATAACAGGCGCAGAAAAAAAAGGGGCTTTGATAAAGATGAGCTGAAAAAAATGGCAGAAGAAGGCGGTGGGCAGGTTGCTGCAGCTAAAACAGATTTATAA
- a CDS encoding AzlC family ABC transporter permease, whose protein sequence is MAELAAERPAGEFRKGIQAGISIAIGYFPIAITFGLLAKTTGLSVGETVLMSLLVFAGAAQYISLSLLTLGTGIFEIILTTFIVNIRHFLMSASLNEKCEDEHTANKIIFAFGITDETFSVASMKREKVSSGYMFGLIFVSYSSWVVSSGIGHLIGASLPQTLQESMSVALYAMFVGLLVPSMKGSAKVVFLAVLAAGFNTIFTMADLLSTGWAIVTATLLSALITEAVETIKKRRGVNRHE, encoded by the coding sequence ATGGCAGAATTAGCAGCAGAAAGGCCAGCGGGGGAGTTCCGCAAAGGGATACAGGCAGGGATAAGCATTGCGATCGGATATTTTCCGATTGCCATAACATTCGGGCTCTTGGCAAAGACTACAGGGCTTTCAGTAGGAGAAACAGTGCTGATGAGCCTGCTCGTCTTTGCGGGTGCGGCCCAGTATATCTCCCTGAGCCTCTTGACGCTGGGGACAGGGATATTTGAAATCATCCTTACTACCTTTATTGTTAACATCAGGCATTTCCTGATGTCAGCATCTCTTAATGAAAAGTGTGAAGACGAGCATACGGCAAATAAAATCATATTTGCTTTTGGCATTACAGATGAGACCTTTTCAGTTGCTTCCATGAAAAGAGAGAAAGTTTCTTCAGGCTATATGTTCGGCCTCATCTTTGTATCCTACTCAAGCTGGGTGGTCAGCTCCGGCATCGGCCATCTGATCGGCGCCAGTCTTCCGCAGACTCTCCAGGAAAGCATGTCAGTCGCATTATATGCCATGTTTGTGGGACTGCTCGTGCCTTCCATGAAGGGCAGTGCAAAGGTTGTGTTCCTTGCTGTGCTTGCAGCAGGGTTCAATACGATATTCACAATGGCAGATCTGCTGTCGACAGGATGGGCCATTGTCACAGCTACACTTTTGTCAGCACTGATTACTGAAGCTGTTGAAACTATCAAAAAGAGAAGGGGAGTTAATCGGCATGAATAG
- a CDS encoding M48 family metallopeptidase, whose amino-acid sequence MARKIGFYTVIGYVVYGLFFYWYLFYFANTSLPFEYQGTQADPEAFLNGRELMLSEEYSKIRNLLFFLSTPLEWVFYVLVLVTGLSSAMKKWAGKSARAKALQTAIYLLWLSVFAFAATFPLSFISYSLSKSYNISTQTFSSWMKDELIDFWINYGTMFILVSVLYWLMKKSTKRWWLYAWLLSVPFTLFMMFLQPVVIDPLYNDFYPLKNKELEGKILQLAGEAHIPAEHVFEVNMAEKTNSLNAYVTGIGSNSRIVLWDTTLNRLSDDQILFIMAHEMAHYVEKHIYIGIAGYLVLSLIGLYLISKLMKLVIARWGRAFKLQEVSDIRSLPLFLALLSILLFAASPVTNLVSRYQEMRADRYAIEMTDDPEAAIGTFQELTKAGLSQVKPPLLVKIFRYGHPTMLERISMLEEYEMKNRTGSGSE is encoded by the coding sequence ATGGCTCGGAAAATCGGCTTTTACACAGTCATAGGATATGTAGTCTACGGGCTGTTTTTTTACTGGTATCTGTTTTATTTTGCGAATACAAGCCTGCCTTTTGAGTATCAGGGAACACAGGCAGACCCGGAAGCTTTTCTGAACGGGCGGGAGCTTATGCTGAGCGAAGAGTATTCCAAGATAAGGAACCTGCTGTTCTTTTTGTCCACACCCCTTGAATGGGTGTTTTATGTTCTCGTCCTTGTGACCGGCCTGTCTTCAGCCATGAAGAAGTGGGCGGGGAAGTCGGCGCGGGCAAAGGCTCTGCAGACGGCCATCTATCTGCTGTGGCTCTCAGTCTTTGCTTTCGCCGCCACATTCCCCTTAAGCTTTATCAGCTATTCGCTGTCCAAGAGCTATAATATCTCAACACAGACCTTCAGCTCCTGGATGAAGGATGAACTGATCGACTTCTGGATCAATTACGGAACGATGTTCATTTTGGTTTCAGTGCTCTATTGGCTGATGAAAAAAAGCACAAAAAGATGGTGGCTGTATGCATGGCTGTTATCGGTGCCGTTCACACTTTTCATGATGTTCCTGCAGCCTGTTGTGATCGATCCGCTTTACAACGATTTTTATCCGCTTAAAAATAAAGAGCTGGAAGGAAAAATCCTTCAATTAGCGGGTGAGGCACATATTCCTGCTGAGCATGTGTTTGAAGTAAACATGGCGGAGAAGACCAACTCGCTTAATGCGTATGTAACAGGCATCGGTTCAAACTCACGGATCGTTTTGTGGGATACAACACTCAACCGGCTGAGTGATGACCAGATCCTGTTCATCATGGCGCATGAAATGGCCCACTATGTAGAGAAGCATATATACATAGGGATTGCGGGTTATTTAGTGCTTTCCTTGATCGGCCTGTATCTGATATCGAAGCTGATGAAGCTGGTGATTGCAAGATGGGGGAGAGCCTTTAAGCTGCAGGAGGTTTCCGACATCCGCTCACTCCCTCTGTTCCTTGCGCTCCTTTCGATACTGCTTTTTGCTGCCAGTCCGGTTACCAACCTTGTCTCAAGATATCAGGAAATGAGAGCTGACCGGTATGCCATTGAAATGACGGATGATCCGGAAGCGGCAATAGGGACATTCCAGGAATTGACGAAGGCAGGCTTGAGCCAGGTAAAGCCGCCGCTGCTTGTGAAGATTTTCCGGTACGGCCATCCGACCATGCTGGAGCGTATTTCCATGCTGGAAGAGTATGAAATGAAAAATAGAACTGGATCCGGCAGCGAATAA
- a CDS encoding IDEAL domain-containing protein, protein MKEKSYAESMKKNTMNRNQLKDTYVLHLYIEMLLSEVQLISEKEKLAQKIDQALDDRNKALFTQLSKEYKELNERFGN, encoded by the coding sequence ATGAAAGAGAAGTCATATGCAGAGTCGATGAAAAAGAACACGATGAACCGCAACCAGCTTAAGGACACGTACGTCTTACACCTCTACATTGAAATGCTCTTGTCGGAAGTCCAGCTGATATCCGAAAAAGAAAAATTGGCCCAAAAAATCGATCAAGCCCTCGATGATCGCAACAAGGCCCTATTCACCCAGCTATCAAAAGAGTACAAAGAATTGAACGAACGATTTGGAAACTAG
- a CDS encoding S9 family peptidase: MIIMAKNTIASKDLHHLKSAADPQLAPNGKDCVYTETVILEEKDAYSSNLYYINTEDQSAPVQWTFGTWRNHSPRWSHDGRQVAFVSNRSGKNQIHILSAAGGEARQLTYCKNGAGNPVWSPDGSRIAFTVSLGEGESVNDREGGEEKDEKPAPLEVNKMRYKSDAQGFWNGKFTHIAIADTDTGNIEQVTEGENDYSLQSWSPDGKHLAVTADLSGDKDFSYGSDAYLINLETKEQEKITQGTGYFGNITWSPDSRYLGLIGHEREFENATLSKAWVYDREQRELRCLTADTDLLIGDYAIGDFQQGAVSPGLLWSNDNRSFYFIATDNGSTAVYYGTVEGELFPALLDRQHVYGLSTGGNNDRAVVAISKPDHPGDLFLLEITTGKLEQLTAVNSEFLEKTGLSAAEPIEFTSADGWGLHGWLMKPAGFEEGKKYPLVLEIHGGPHAMYANSYFHEFQVLAAKGYAVLYINPRGSHGYGQKFVDAVRGDYGGRDYEDLMDAVDYVLKEYSFIDQDRLGVTGGSYGGFMTNWIIGHTDRFKAAVTQRSISNWISFYGVSDIGYYFTDWQIQAGLDDIEKLWKHSPLAYVDQMNTPLLILHGEKDFRCPIEQAEQLFISLKHRKKETSFVRFPESNHELSRSGKPSLRISRLDYISGWFDKYL, from the coding sequence ATGATTATCATGGCAAAAAACACCATTGCATCAAAAGATCTGCATCATTTAAAATCAGCGGCCGACCCCCAGCTGGCGCCGAACGGCAAGGATTGTGTCTATACGGAAACCGTTATCCTGGAGGAAAAGGATGCATACAGCTCCAATCTTTATTACATAAACACGGAAGATCAAAGCGCTCCTGTCCAATGGACATTCGGCACATGGCGCAATCATTCGCCGCGCTGGTCGCATGATGGACGCCAGGTGGCCTTTGTGTCTAACCGAAGCGGGAAAAATCAAATCCACATTCTTTCCGCAGCCGGCGGAGAGGCCCGCCAGCTTACATACTGCAAGAACGGGGCTGGCAATCCGGTATGGTCGCCAGACGGCTCCAGAATCGCCTTTACTGTTTCCCTCGGAGAGGGAGAATCGGTTAATGACCGCGAAGGCGGGGAGGAAAAAGATGAAAAGCCTGCTCCGCTCGAAGTGAATAAAATGAGGTATAAATCCGATGCCCAGGGCTTCTGGAACGGAAAATTCACCCATATTGCCATTGCTGACACAGATACCGGCAACATCGAGCAAGTGACAGAGGGGGAAAATGATTACAGCCTTCAAAGCTGGTCGCCGGACGGAAAGCATTTGGCTGTGACAGCAGACCTGAGCGGGGACAAGGATTTTTCATACGGCAGCGATGCCTACCTGATTAATCTTGAAACGAAAGAGCAGGAGAAAATCACCCAGGGTACAGGCTATTTCGGCAATATCACCTGGTCGCCTGACAGCCGCTATCTTGGTTTGATCGGACATGAAAGGGAGTTTGAAAATGCTACACTTTCAAAAGCATGGGTGTATGACCGTGAGCAGAGAGAACTCCGCTGCCTGACTGCAGATACAGACCTGCTGATCGGGGATTATGCGATCGGCGACTTCCAGCAGGGAGCCGTTTCCCCAGGCCTTCTTTGGTCAAATGATAATCGGAGCTTCTATTTCATTGCCACTGATAATGGCAGCACTGCAGTCTATTACGGGACGGTTGAAGGAGAGCTGTTCCCTGCGCTGCTGGACAGGCAGCATGTCTATGGGCTGTCAACCGGAGGGAATAATGACAGAGCAGTAGTGGCTATAAGCAAGCCAGACCATCCGGGTGACCTGTTCCTGCTGGAAATCACTACAGGAAAACTGGAGCAGCTGACCGCTGTCAACTCTGAGTTTCTGGAGAAAACCGGCCTTTCCGCAGCAGAGCCGATTGAATTTACTTCTGCTGACGGATGGGGTCTCCATGGCTGGCTGATGAAGCCTGCCGGTTTTGAGGAAGGAAAGAAATATCCGCTGGTCCTTGAAATCCATGGCGGACCGCATGCGATGTATGCCAATTCCTATTTCCATGAGTTCCAGGTCCTTGCAGCTAAAGGCTATGCTGTACTCTATATCAATCCGAGGGGCAGCCATGGGTACGGGCAGAAATTTGTGGATGCCGTCCGCGGTGACTACGGGGGCAGGGATTACGAGGATTTGATGGATGCAGTCGATTATGTGCTGAAAGAATATTCGTTCATCGACCAGGACAGGCTCGGGGTGACGGGAGGAAGCTATGGCGGCTTCATGACCAATTGGATCATCGGCCACACAGACAGGTTCAAGGCAGCCGTCACCCAGCGCTCGATCTCAAACTGGATCAGCTTCTATGGAGTAAGCGACATCGGCTATTATTTCACAGATTGGCAGATCCAAGCAGGGCTGGATGATATTGAAAAGCTATGGAAGCACTCGCCGCTTGCTTATGTTGATCAAATGAATACGCCATTGCTGATCCTTCACGGCGAAAAGGATTTCCGCTGTCCGATTGAACAGGCGGAGCAGCTGTTCATCAGCCTGAAGCACCGCAAAAAAGAAACGAGCTTTGTCCGGTTCCCTGAATCCAACCATGAGCTCTCCAGGAGCGGGAAACCTTCGCTCCGAATCAGCCGCCTTGATTATATCTCAGGCTGGTTTGACAAGTATTTGTAA
- a CDS encoding ABC transporter ATP-binding protein → MLQLKQIYKVFNEATPDEKKALQHLNLSMQPGDFVTVIGSNGAGKSTLMNIISGRLYPDEGEVLIDGKNVTQMKEHKRSRLIGRVFQDPMAGTSPNLTIEENLAIASSRTGGRGLRMGMTKKRKAFFREQLEMLHLGLEDRLEAKAGLLSGGERQALSLLMATFTEPKILLLDEHTAALDPARAALITELTRKIVESFGLTALMVTHNMQQAIDLGNKLIMMDGGQIIFEAGEKEKRELTVEKLLGEFQRIRGEKLNSDRAVLA, encoded by the coding sequence TTGCTGCAGCTAAAACAGATTTATAAAGTATTCAATGAAGCTACCCCAGATGAGAAAAAAGCTCTTCAGCATCTTAACCTATCCATGCAGCCAGGAGATTTTGTCACTGTCATCGGCAGCAATGGGGCAGGCAAGTCCACCTTGATGAACATCATATCAGGCCGCCTCTATCCGGATGAAGGGGAAGTGCTGATTGACGGCAAAAATGTTACGCAAATGAAAGAGCACAAAAGGTCGCGCCTGATCGGCAGGGTCTTCCAGGACCCGATGGCAGGGACTTCCCCTAATCTAACCATTGAGGAGAATCTGGCGATCGCCTCTTCGCGGACTGGGGGGCGGGGCCTGAGGATGGGAATGACGAAGAAACGGAAGGCATTTTTCAGGGAGCAGCTCGAAATGCTCCACCTCGGGCTTGAGGACCGCCTTGAAGCAAAGGCTGGCCTTTTATCCGGAGGGGAAAGGCAGGCATTGTCGTTATTGATGGCAACCTTCACAGAGCCGAAAATCCTGCTGCTTGATGAGCATACAGCTGCGCTTGACCCGGCCAGGGCTGCCCTTATCACTGAACTGACCAGAAAGATCGTTGAGTCTTTCGGACTGACAGCCCTGATGGTCACCCATAATATGCAGCAGGCGATCGATCTCGGAAACAAGCTGATCATGATGGACGGTGGGCAGATCATTTTCGAAGCAGGAGAAAAGGAGAAGCGGGAACTGACAGTTGAAAAGCTGCTTGGGGAATTCCAGCGCATCCGCGGTGAGAAATTGAACAGCGACCGCGCTGTTCTTGCCTGA
- a CDS encoding AzlD domain-containing protein, giving the protein MNSQIIMMIIGMAAVTYIPRMLPFVLFRGKELPAFWQGVLRNVPYATLGALIFPGILFIQEDIWYGLLGAAAAFLAAYLGANVIVVVLGSIAVLSVYSYFF; this is encoded by the coding sequence ATGAATAGCCAAATCATTATGATGATCATCGGGATGGCGGCCGTTACCTATATTCCGAGGATGCTTCCCTTCGTCCTGTTCAGAGGGAAGGAGCTGCCTGCATTCTGGCAGGGGGTCTTGAGAAATGTCCCTTATGCGACACTGGGAGCGCTTATTTTCCCAGGAATCCTATTTATCCAGGAAGACATCTGGTACGGCCTGCTCGGGGCAGCTGCAGCTTTCCTGGCAGCTTACCTTGGAGCAAATGTTATCGTGGTTGTCCTCGGGTCGATCGCTGTATTGTCGGTATACTCCTATTTTTTCTAG
- a CDS encoding competence protein ComK produces MHKKRLVEEYEINPSTMIILPQIYGKKIYSRIFEVEDEFLSPFKLFDIVKKSCGYFGSSYEGRKDATKDIIGVTHKVPIVIDPTNLLYFFPTTSPNNPDCIWISYEHIAAHHRTDPSHTKVVFGNKHTLILPVSSSSFENQLLRTAHLRTKLHQRIEGHGRKMFYFTDNQRLNRASEPVGSYRNRKLE; encoded by the coding sequence ATGCATAAAAAAAGATTGGTGGAGGAGTACGAAATAAATCCTTCTACGATGATCATCCTGCCGCAGATATACGGCAAAAAAATTTATTCGCGGATCTTTGAGGTGGAAGATGAATTCCTGTCCCCGTTCAAACTGTTTGATATCGTCAAAAAAAGCTGCGGCTACTTTGGCTCCTCTTATGAGGGACGGAAGGATGCGACCAAGGATATCATTGGCGTGACGCATAAAGTCCCAATTGTCATCGATCCGACAAACCTGCTGTATTTTTTTCCGACAACTTCCCCGAACAACCCCGACTGCATCTGGATCTCTTATGAGCATATTGCAGCCCACCATCGTACAGATCCCTCACATACCAAGGTCGTATTCGGAAACAAGCATACACTGATCCTCCCTGTATCATCCAGCTCATTTGAAAATCAGCTCCTCCGGACAGCTCATCTAAGGACAAAGCTTCATCAGCGGATCGAAGGGCATGGCAGGAAGATGTTCTATTTCACAGATAATCAGAGGCTCAACAGGGCTTCAGAACCCGTCGGGAGCTACCGGAACAGGAAGCTCGAGTGA
- a CDS encoding helix-turn-helix domain-containing protein → MENIHKNIGENLRNIRRSRGLSLDMAAEATGVSKAMLGQIERGESNPTVTTLWKIASGLQISFSSLMAEKSSEVSFASISRINPIIENKGKYKVFPLFPFDPRKKFEIFIVEIAPDWKQISDQHNEGVEEYITVISGEIEVIIGGRPYRIQEGSALRFAADQTHSYRNTGKAPAKCQVVMYYE, encoded by the coding sequence ATGGAGAATATTCACAAAAATATCGGGGAAAATTTACGGAATATACGAAGGAGCAGAGGTCTCAGCCTGGACATGGCCGCAGAGGCAACCGGTGTAAGCAAGGCAATGCTTGGGCAGATAGAACGGGGAGAATCCAACCCCACCGTCACAACATTATGGAAAATTGCCAGCGGCCTCCAGATTTCTTTTTCTTCTTTGATGGCAGAAAAATCATCTGAAGTTTCTTTTGCCAGCATCAGTCGGATTAACCCGATCATTGAGAATAAAGGGAAGTATAAAGTGTTCCCGCTGTTCCCCTTTGATCCACGAAAGAAATTCGAGATATTTATTGTGGAAATCGCCCCTGACTGGAAGCAGATATCAGATCAGCATAACGAAGGGGTAGAAGAATATATCACAGTCATAAGCGGGGAAATTGAGGTAATCATCGGTGGCCGGCCATACAGGATCCAGGAAGGCTCTGCCCTCCGGTTTGCCGCTGACCAGACCCACAGCTACAGGAATACGGGGAAAGCACCAGCAAAATGCCAGGTAGTCATGTATTACGAATAA